A stretch of the Aegilops tauschii subsp. strangulata cultivar AL8/78 chromosome 4, Aet v6.0, whole genome shotgun sequence genome encodes the following:
- the LOC109742083 gene encoding uncharacterized protein isoform X2, whose product MQTRVARIKKIMQADEDVGKIALAVPVLVSRALELFLQDLIDRSYKITLQSGAKTLNSFHLKQCVKRYSSFDFLTEIVNKVPDLGGGESCGDERGLPRRRKFSNGSDPENEEPRSSKMPIRSLNTSPRGRGRGRGRGRGRPPTKRKEIGYVQFEDESSMFAEQSEPLPGDEIVPETNRGNESIPQSSHPLVEAPSAATPAVISKVEKASTNHQPDLPMPDAIGGIGVGPSSFGHLTVQVDEEEDYDNED is encoded by the exons ATGCAAACACGTGTG GCACGGATCAAAAAGATAATGCAAGCAGATGAGGATGTTGGCAAAATTGCGCTGGCTGTGCCTGTTTTAGTTT CGAGAGCCCTTGAATTGTTTCTGCAAGATTTGATTGACCGCTCATACAAAATTACTCTTCAAAGTGGTGCAAAGACACTGAATTCCTTCCACCT AAAGCAATGTGTGAAGAGGTACAGCTCTTTTGACTTCCTAACTGAGATTGTCAACAAGGTGCCGGATCTTGGTGGCGGTGAATCTTGTGGAGATGAAAGAGGATTACCCAGAAGAAG GAAATTTTCAAATGGAAGCGACCCAGAGAATGAGGAGCCCCGATCTAGCAAAATG CCCATAAGAAGCTTGAACACTAGTCCCAGAGGACGAGGCAGAGGTCGAGGAAGAGGGCGAGGGCGGCCTCCAACCAAGAGAAAGGAAATTGGTTATGTACAGTTTGAGGATGAGAGCAGCATGTTTGCTGAACAAAGTGAACCCTTGCCAGGAGATGAGATAGTTCCAGAGACCAACCGTGGCAATGAGAGTATTCCCCAAAGCTCACATCCTCTAGTGGAGGCTCCATCAGCCGCGACGCCAGCTGTGATTTCAAAGGTTGAAAAAGCTAGCACCAACCATCAGCCAGATTTGCCTATGCCAGATGCCATTGGAGGCATTGGTGTTGGACCATCCAGTTTTGGACATCTGACGGTGCAGGTTGATGAGGAAGAGGACTACGATAATGAGGATTAG
- the LOC109742083 gene encoding uncharacterized protein isoform X1 produces the protein MRKKLGTRFPAARIKKIMQADEDVGKIALAVPVLVSRALELFLQDLIDRSYKITLQSGAKTLNSFHLKQCVKRYSSFDFLTEIVNKVPDLGGGESCGDERGLPRRRKFSNGSDPENEEPRSSKMPIRSLNTSPRGRGRGRGRGRGRPPTKRKEIGYVQFEDESSMFAEQSEPLPGDEIVPETNRGNESIPQSSHPLVEAPSAATPAVISKVEKASTNHQPDLPMPDAIGGIGVGPSSFGHLTVQVDEEEDYDNED, from the exons ATGAGGAAGAAGCTGGGCACCCGGTTCCCCGCG GCACGGATCAAAAAGATAATGCAAGCAGATGAGGATGTTGGCAAAATTGCGCTGGCTGTGCCTGTTTTAGTTT CGAGAGCCCTTGAATTGTTTCTGCAAGATTTGATTGACCGCTCATACAAAATTACTCTTCAAAGTGGTGCAAAGACACTGAATTCCTTCCACCT AAAGCAATGTGTGAAGAGGTACAGCTCTTTTGACTTCCTAACTGAGATTGTCAACAAGGTGCCGGATCTTGGTGGCGGTGAATCTTGTGGAGATGAAAGAGGATTACCCAGAAGAAG GAAATTTTCAAATGGAAGCGACCCAGAGAATGAGGAGCCCCGATCTAGCAAAATG CCCATAAGAAGCTTGAACACTAGTCCCAGAGGACGAGGCAGAGGTCGAGGAAGAGGGCGAGGGCGGCCTCCAACCAAGAGAAAGGAAATTGGTTATGTACAGTTTGAGGATGAGAGCAGCATGTTTGCTGAACAAAGTGAACCCTTGCCAGGAGATGAGATAGTTCCAGAGACCAACCGTGGCAATGAGAGTATTCCCCAAAGCTCACATCCTCTAGTGGAGGCTCCATCAGCCGCGACGCCAGCTGTGATTTCAAAGGTTGAAAAAGCTAGCACCAACCATCAGCCAGATTTGCCTATGCCAGATGCCATTGGAGGCATTGGTGTTGGACCATCCAGTTTTGGACATCTGACGGTGCAGGTTGATGAGGAAGAGGACTACGATAATGAGGATTAG